The DNA segment AGCTTGGCCAGGCATATGTTCTTCTCGTCCTCCTTGGTGGCGTAGATGGCCCAGAGCCCCTCCTCGTCTGCCGCCACCTCGATGTAGGTGAAAGGGGAGAGCCCGAAGACAGGGATCTGCTCCTCGGCTGGGAACACCGAGCTGTCCACCACCGTCTTGTTGGCCAGGTTGAACTTGATCACCTGGAAGGAGCCCTGCTGGCGGATGTAGTAGAGGTACCCATCGTAGACAAGGTGCCCAGTGCCCACCCAGGGGTAGGGCAGCTTGATGCGGGCGGCCTTGCGGGTGGCAGAGAAGAGGGTGAACTCCCGCATGCGGGGGAAGACGTACACCGTGTCATTGGCAGTGCCGTCGAAGACGTAGATCTTCTCGGAGTTCCCTGCAGCATCCTTGGTCCAGAGCCCCGAGGTGCTGCCAAAACGCTTCAGGATCTTCATGGCTCTGACGCTCGCAATGGTGTCGCTGCAGTCTGCAAGAGCGGGGCAGCTGTGAAAGCCTGGAAGCCACCCAGCCCTGCAGCGGGGACTGCTCCCACCCCGTGCCAGAGTCACACAGGTCCCGCTGCGTCCCACCCCAGccctcaggcagctgccttgcaaACTCGCTGCAGAGGTTGCAGTGCTGTCCCTGGTGGCATCGAGAAGTCCCCTTGTGCACCCGTGCTGCGGGCAGCGGaggccacccccaccccagccctgccccaagGGCTTTGGGGAAGCCCAAGGCTCTGGCCTGGGGCTTGGATGCGGCTCCCAGGCAGCGGcagggttgtggggttttgtgcCAGAGACACCTGAGAGATGCCCTGGTGGGACGTAATGCCACGGCACGCGGCCGGGGGAGACTTGGACCTGGGTGGGCTGGGGAGGCTCAGGGTAACCCCGCACCTGGGACCGTCTCCCCAGGGAGCCACGGCAGCCCCTCACCTGTAAGCTTGGTGTACTTCTCGTTCTTCCTCTGCTTGGCTGTGGCCACCTGCTTCTCCATCAGCGTCTCGTCCACCTCCACACAGGGTGGCGCGGGGTTCTGCGTCTCCAGGTAGTCCACCTCACGCTCCAGGCGGTCCACGCGCACGGCTGCGCTCTCTGCCTCTGACCGCATCGCCTCCCGCTCCTTCTCTGCTGTCTCAAGCATCCCCAGCACCTGGTTCTTGAAGTCCCGCAGCTCCGTGGAGTAGCGGCTGCTCTGGTCGTGCCACTGTGAGAtcctctcctggggcagccaAGAGGACACTGAGGTCTCCGCACTTCACAGCCCGTCCGCGGCAGCCATCCCACTGCTTGCATGTGGCTGTGGGAGCCCCCGGGGCCACACGGCACTGCAACCCTGATGCTTGTGTCTCTGGGACCCATCCTGCCACGCTCCTGCACCTGCGATGCTCCCGGACCCGCGATGCTCCTGCTCCCGCGGTGCTCCCagacccccagtgctcccagacCCGCGACGCTCCTGCGATCCGCCTGTCCCACGGTGCTCCCATTCCCATCACGCACCCGTGCTCGCGATGCTCATGCTGGGCTGCGCGGGGCCCTGGCGACGCGGGGGCCAGGGCACCCCACGCCAACTCCGCTCTGCTGCCATCCCAGCTCCTCCTCGCCCCaggcctgctcccagccccgccggccgccaGGGAGGAAGGGCCTGGGAGCCCCACGGCGGGACGAagtggggtgcagggctggtgcGGGACCTTACCTCCAGGAGAGTGAGGCGCCGCTCCACGTACTCcatgaactgctgctgctgggcacggAGGGCCGCGGCAAGGAGCGGCAGAAGGAGCAGGCAGCGCCAGGGCCCCATGGCTTCGGAGAGTGCAGCCTCCACCTCAGTGCTCAGGAATGCTCCGGCCTCTCACAGCCCTGATTGAATCCAGATgtgaagaggggaggagaggctgctcCTTCCCCGCAGACCAGCCCCGGGCGACTTAACTCCTTCGCGCCCCGGCGGGCGCCCACGCCCGCCCCGCACGGTGCCTGCGAGCtgtggggccggggcaggagcctCGGGACGTGCTGCTGCTGGTGCGCGTGGGGCGCAGggcgtggggagcggggaggctgcagcagccccgcGCTGCAAGGGAAGGGCACGTCCTCTGGTTCTGGGGACAGCATGAGTCGCGGTGTGGGGACAGCCCGTGGGACAGTATGGGGCCAAGCTGGGCCTGGTGCGAAGCCACGGGCacagctgcagccctggctcccagcacACCCATCTGCAGAGATGTCCGAGGCAGATGGCCAACCTGAACTTGCCTCGGCCACGTGCCGGGTCTGGTGGAGTCAAAGCTGGGCCAGCACCGCGGCCACCAGCCCCCCGAGCCTGTGGCAGCCCCCGTCCTGGCTGCTGAGCCGggagctcctgcctgcccctgcctcgcGCTGGGGTCCTGCGGGCTCCCCCCGAGTGGAGCTGTTCTGGCCCAGCAGCTCAGCCGACCCCAGCAGTCGGccaggggctgcccggccggGCGTGCCCGCACGCTGCCATTTGGGGCCCTTTGCTCAGCGCCTGCTCCTGAGGCTGCCCGAGTGCTGGTGCGGAGccgcacagcagctcctgcaccccCGTAGCGGCCGAGGGATGGGGCAGGGCCCAGGTGCAGCACGACGGACGGAGGCTGCGGCTCTGTGCCCAGGATGCAGCCAGGCCTGCGGCCGTGCCTGCGACCCACCCAGGCCTGGCGGCGTTGCCGGCACAGGCTGGGGCCCCGGTGGGTTTCCCGGGCTCTGCCGCTGCAGATCCGCGTGGTGCTGAGGGTTGGCCGCATCCATGCACAGGACTGCGGTGCTGCACGCGGGGCGAGTCTGCCATCTAGTGCtcccgcatcccgcatcccgcCAGACTGCGCAGCGCAGGCCGCGCAGGGCCCCAGACGAAGCTGCCGCGCTGGCAGGGTtcgggctcagccccagcacctcTCTGCTGGGTTTCACACTAGGCCATCGCTCACGGGGGGACAACCGGGGTGCCAGCAAAACACAGCTCACCTGCGGGCCGGGGCACGTCTCCGCCTGCCTGGGTTAGCGATGCTGAGCACAGCAGCGCTCGGCCTTTTGGTGCTTTTGGGGTGGTTGACTGAGCCCGTCCCGGGTGCCAAGCGTCACTGGAGAGCTCAGCCCACGCCGGCGCTGGAGCAGTTTCAGGCTGACGCTGGTCTCTTGCGCCTCTTGCCCCGCTCCTGCCGGGCTCGCTCTGCAGACCGCATCGGATGCGGCCCAGACACCCCTCTGGGCAAATGCAGGGACCCTTGGTCCAGCGCGCGCAGGCTGCTGGGTCCAGGGAGGGCCTTTGTGGTGCAGGGTGCCCCCGGGACCCAGGCACTCGCACCAGGCAGGGGGCTTTGGCAGCCGTTTCCTACCACAACTGCCCCTGCGAGGACGCGACATCTGAGAAGAGCCCTTCTTCACTGGCCGTCTTCCCCATCATCCCGCCCAGAGGCTTTCAAAGTGCTCCCTGGGGAAGCCCAAACAGCAGACAGGAGCCTTCCTctgcactcccccccccccccccccaccacccagGCTCAGCCGGCATGGCACC comes from the Mycteria americana isolate JAX WOST 10 ecotype Jacksonville Zoo and Gardens chromosome 20, USCA_MyAme_1.0, whole genome shotgun sequence genome and includes:
- the OLFML3 gene encoding olfactomedin-like protein 3 — its product is MGPWRCLLLLPLLAAALRAQQQQFMEYVERRLTLLEERISQWHDQSSRYSTELRDFKNQVLGMLETAEKEREAMRSEAESAAVRVDRLEREVDYLETQNPAPPCVEVDETLMEKQVATAKQRKNEKYTKLTDCSDTIASVRAMKILKRFGSTSGLWTKDAAGNSEKIYVFDGTANDTVYVFPRMREFTLFSATRKAARIKLPYPWVGTGHLVYDGYLYYIRQQGSFQVIKFNLANKTVVDSSVFPAEEQIPVFGLSPFTYIEVAADEEGLWAIYATKEDEKNICLAKLDPTSLDIEQMWDTPCPRENAEAAFVVCGALHVVYNTRLPSRSRVQCVFDVSGTLAPEDASLVYFPKRYGSHSSMKYSPRERQIYAWDDGYQIIYRMEMKKKLEV